One part of the Georgfuchsia toluolica genome encodes these proteins:
- the pal gene encoding peptidoglycan-associated lipoprotein Pal codes for MRSSLAIAGLMAVMLVACSSQPPAPEQKPAPVEGQQPASPKVESAPVMSETVNPYSLAALKDPNSPLSKRSVFFDFDQFIIKDEFKPLLEQHGKFLAANPQIKMRIQGNADERGSREYNLALGQKRAEAVKKTVLLNGGKEDQVEAVSLGEEKPRCTEHTEDCWAQNRRGDMLYTGEF; via the coding sequence ATGCGTTCGTCTCTTGCCATTGCCGGCCTAATGGCCGTTATGCTCGTTGCATGCAGTTCGCAGCCCCCTGCCCCCGAACAGAAACCCGCGCCGGTTGAAGGACAGCAACCCGCTTCGCCCAAGGTCGAATCCGCGCCAGTGATGTCGGAGACCGTCAATCCGTATAGCCTTGCTGCGCTGAAAGACCCGAATAGCCCCTTGTCCAAACGCAGTGTATTTTTCGACTTCGACCAATTCATCATCAAGGATGAATTCAAGCCGCTGCTGGAACAGCATGGCAAGTTCCTTGCCGCCAATCCCCAGATCAAGATGCGGATCCAGGGCAACGCCGATGAGCGTGGCAGCCGCGAATACAATCTGGCCCTCGGCCAGAAGCGCGCCGAAGCGGTAAAAAAGACCGTATTGCTTAACGGTGGCAAGGAAGACCAGGTCGAAGCCGTCAGCTTGGGCGAAGAAAAACCGCGCTGCACCGAGCATACCGAAGACTGCTGGGCGCAGAATCGTCGTGGCGACATGCTTTATACGGGCGAGTTCTGA
- the tolB gene encoding Tol-Pal system beta propeller repeat protein TolB codes for MKLIRSLVFSLLTALSLAASAQLTIEITGAGANRIPIAIANFDGDRILTQALTSVIRADLDRSGLFRLIDTGNATLAENASINFPDWRARGADAVVGGSLLAAANGRYETRYRLQDVAKQSLLDVGAFGHTSTPAQLRATAHRIADAIYEKLTGERGIFSTRIAYVVKSVGRFELQIADADGANPQTALASHEPLISPSWSPDGSKLAYVSFEAKKPVIYVHDLVANRRHVVANFKGSNSAPAWSPDGKRLAIVLTKDGNSQMYLVNADGSGVTRLATSSGIDTEPKFSADGQTIYFTSDRGGSPQIYSIPAAGGAAVRITFDGSYNVTPRPSPDGKSLAYISENAGRFQLTLMDLATRQTQILTDSAKDESPSFAPNGRMILYATEVGGRGVLAAVSVDGRVKQKLSVQAADIREPAWSPFAK; via the coding sequence ATGAAACTCATTCGATCCCTTGTCTTTTCACTCCTGACGGCGCTATCTCTTGCCGCATCGGCGCAACTCACCATCGAAATCACGGGTGCCGGTGCCAACCGCATTCCCATCGCGATTGCCAATTTTGATGGCGACCGCATCCTGACCCAGGCGCTGACCTCGGTAATACGTGCCGATCTTGATCGCAGCGGACTATTCCGTCTCATCGACACGGGCAATGCGACATTGGCCGAAAATGCTTCGATCAATTTTCCCGACTGGCGCGCCCGCGGCGCTGATGCGGTGGTAGGCGGCAGCCTGCTGGCCGCAGCCAACGGCCGTTACGAAACCCGCTATCGCCTACAGGATGTCGCCAAGCAAAGCCTGCTCGATGTCGGCGCCTTCGGCCATACGTCTACGCCAGCGCAGTTGCGTGCAACAGCGCACCGCATCGCCGATGCCATTTATGAAAAGCTCACCGGCGAACGCGGCATTTTCTCCACCCGCATCGCCTATGTGGTAAAGAGCGTCGGCCGATTTGAATTGCAGATTGCCGATGCCGACGGCGCGAATCCGCAAACGGCGCTCGCCTCGCATGAGCCGTTGATCTCGCCGTCATGGTCACCCGATGGCAGCAAGCTGGCCTACGTTTCGTTCGAGGCCAAGAAGCCGGTGATTTACGTGCATGATCTTGTTGCCAACCGACGCCATGTGGTCGCCAATTTCAAGGGCTCCAATTCGGCGCCAGCCTGGTCGCCGGACGGCAAGCGTCTCGCCATTGTCCTGACCAAGGACGGCAATTCGCAGATGTACCTGGTCAACGCCGACGGCAGCGGCGTAACACGCCTGGCCACGTCATCGGGTATCGATACCGAACCTAAGTTCTCTGCCGACGGACAAACAATTTATTTCACCTCGGATCGTGGTGGCAGCCCGCAGATTTACAGCATTCCCGCGGCCGGCGGCGCAGCCGTGCGCATCACTTTCGACGGCAGCTACAACGTCACGCCAAGACCTTCCCCGGACGGCAAGAGCCTCGCCTACATTAGCGAGAACGCCGGTCGCTTTCAGTTGACGCTGATGGATCTGGCGACGCGGCAAACGCAAATCCTTACAGATTCGGCCAAGGACGAATCGCCCAGTTTTGCTCCGAATGGGCGTATGATTCTGTATGCTACAGAGGTAGGCGGACGCGGTGTACTGGCGGCAGTATCTGTGGACGGACGCGTTAAGCAGAAGTTGTCCGTTCAAGCTGCCGATATCCGGGAACCCGCCTGGAGCCCCTTTGCCAAATGA
- a CDS encoding cell envelope integrity protein TolA, with the protein MADLPYFAHIRPEPGKRVAWVLTVLMHVLLAMILIYGIRWQTSAPETISVDLVRYPAPTDATKPAMPPQEQKVPRRPQKVEQEAPPAPSKAEILRKEPEKPKSIKEKATQSIDAIAKFLQHEVNRTRQNRVVDEAARAQAQLKANQAAAAHNKGLADYLTKIRGKIRGNIVLPPAINGNPESIFIVTQVLTEAGGEILSVKLKTPSGNPALDAAVERAILKSSPLPKPDDPSLFERELSIKYRPLED; encoded by the coding sequence ATGGCAGATTTGCCGTATTTCGCGCACATCCGTCCCGAGCCGGGCAAACGCGTGGCTTGGGTATTGACCGTGCTGATGCATGTCCTGCTCGCCATGATTCTGATTTACGGCATCCGTTGGCAGACATCCGCGCCTGAGACCATATCGGTCGATTTGGTGCGTTATCCGGCGCCGACAGACGCCACCAAACCCGCCATGCCGCCGCAAGAACAGAAAGTACCGCGACGGCCGCAGAAGGTTGAACAAGAAGCGCCGCCGGCGCCGTCCAAGGCCGAGATACTGCGCAAAGAACCGGAGAAACCAAAGAGCATTAAGGAGAAGGCCACGCAGAGCATCGACGCGATCGCCAAATTCTTGCAGCATGAGGTCAATCGCACAAGGCAAAACCGTGTCGTCGACGAGGCCGCGCGTGCGCAGGCTCAACTCAAGGCCAACCAGGCTGCGGCGGCACACAACAAGGGCCTCGCCGACTATCTGACCAAGATTCGCGGCAAGATTCGCGGCAACATCGTGCTTCCACCTGCGATCAACGGCAACCCGGAAAGCATTTTTATCGTCACGCAAGTACTAACGGAGGCAGGTGGAGAAATCCTCTCGGTCAAGCTCAAGACCCCCTCAGGCAATCCGGCGCTGGATGCGGCAGTGGAGCGTGCGATCCTCAAATCCAGTCCCTTGCCAAAACCCGACGATCCGTCGCTGTTTGAGCGTGAGCTTTCCATCAAATACCGCCCCTTGGAAGACTGA
- the tolR gene encoding protein TolR produces MNQINVVPYIDVMLVLLVIFMVTAPMIQTGSVDLPSVGKSSAPPVAPLEVIIHADKSVALKDKSKNDVEVRLEPDELAARIHAAQQANPQQSVLIAADRSVRYEAVLNVMDELQKQQIAKIGLLVQPGK; encoded by the coding sequence ATGAACCAGATCAACGTCGTGCCCTACATCGACGTCATGCTGGTGCTGCTCGTGATTTTTATGGTCACCGCGCCGATGATCCAGACCGGCAGTGTCGACTTGCCCAGCGTCGGCAAGAGTTCCGCGCCGCCGGTAGCGCCGCTCGAAGTCATTATTCATGCCGACAAAAGCGTGGCGCTCAAGGACAAATCGAAAAACGATGTGGAAGTGCGTCTCGAACCTGACGAACTGGCGGCGAGGATTCACGCCGCCCAGCAAGCCAATCCGCAGCAGAGCGTGCTGATCGCCGCCGACCGCAGCGTGCGTTATGAAGCCGTACTGAATGTCATGGATGAATTGCAGAAGCAGCAGATCGCCAAAATTGGCCTGCTGGTACAACCGGGCAAGTGA
- the tolQ gene encoding protein TolQ, whose protein sequence is MNITQDLSILELVANASLVVKLVLALLTGVSLMSWYWIFRKWFAIGDARRRTEKFERDFWSGGDLNALYQSAVNNRHSTGALERVFEAGYREFLKLHGQKTLDHSAVVAGIRRAMRATYQREIDDLDAHLSFLASVGSVSPYVGLFGTVWGIMHAFRGLANMSSATLAVVAPGIAEALVATAIGLFAAIPAVVAYNRFAHDVDRLSVRLESFMEEFANILQRQLR, encoded by the coding sequence ATGAACATTACTCAGGATTTATCGATTCTCGAACTTGTCGCCAACGCCAGCCTGGTGGTCAAGCTGGTACTGGCGCTGCTCACCGGCGTCTCGCTGATGTCATGGTACTGGATCTTCCGCAAGTGGTTTGCGATAGGCGATGCGCGGCGGCGCACCGAAAAGTTCGAGCGCGATTTCTGGAGCGGCGGCGATCTCAACGCGCTCTACCAGAGCGCCGTCAACAATCGCCACAGCACCGGCGCCCTGGAGCGCGTGTTCGAGGCCGGCTATCGCGAATTCCTCAAATTGCATGGGCAAAAAACCCTCGATCATTCCGCCGTCGTCGCCGGTATCCGCCGCGCCATGCGCGCCACCTACCAGCGCGAAATCGATGATCTCGACGCGCATCTGTCGTTTCTCGCCTCGGTCGGTTCGGTGTCGCCCTATGTCGGCCTCTTCGGCACGGTGTGGGGTATCATGCACGCATTCCGCGGACTGGCCAACATGAGTTCGGCGACGCTCGCAGTCGTCGCCCCCGGCATCGCCGAAGCCCTGGTAGCAACCGCCATCGGCCTCTTCGCCGCGATCCCCGCCGTGGTAGCCTACAACCGCTTCGCCCATGATGTCGATCGTCTCTCCGTGCGCCTGGAAAGTTTCATGGAAGAGTTCGCCAATATTCTGCAAAGGCAACTACGATGA
- the ybgC gene encoding tol-pal system-associated acyl-CoA thioesterase translates to MSWKVTFRIYYEDTDAGGVVYYANYLRFLERARTEALRALGFEQARMLQENRIAFAVRSLSVDYLKPARLDDLVEVSSAVRELGRAQVVFQQQIVRAGEMLLDAQVRVASIDPVRGKAVAMPKEIREKFKTLMGTPA, encoded by the coding sequence ATGAGTTGGAAAGTTACATTCCGTATCTATTACGAAGACACCGATGCCGGCGGGGTGGTCTACTATGCCAATTATTTGCGTTTTCTCGAACGGGCGCGCACCGAAGCACTGCGCGCGCTGGGCTTCGAACAAGCCCGGATGTTGCAGGAAAACCGGATTGCTTTTGCAGTGCGTTCCCTTTCGGTCGATTATCTTAAACCGGCACGGCTTGACGATCTGGTTGAAGTAAGCTCCGCGGTCAGGGAACTTGGCCGTGCCCAGGTGGTCTTTCAACAGCAAATCGTCCGCGCGGGGGAAATGCTGCTCGATGCGCAAGTGCGCGTTGCCAGTATCGACCCGGTACGCGGCAAAGCAGTTGCGATGCCAAAGGAAATCCGTGAAAAATTCAAAACATTAATGGGTACGCCCGCATGA
- a CDS encoding WbuC family cupin fold metalloprotein, protein MIQIIDHKLLDEVSAEARNNLRRRKNRNFHTGDDAPANRLLNAIEPGSYIAPHRHLDPAKDETLVVLRGRFGVVLFDDAGNVAQAQVIEAGGAACGIDIPHGTWHSVLSLAPDSVFFEAKAGPYLPFASEEKASWAPAENDAGAKEYLYRLQQLFPAVTS, encoded by the coding sequence ATGATCCAAATCATTGACCACAAACTGCTCGACGAAGTCAGCGCCGAAGCGCGCAACAACCTGCGCCGGCGCAAGAACCGGAATTTCCACACCGGCGACGATGCTCCGGCGAACCGCCTGCTGAATGCCATCGAACCCGGTTCCTATATCGCGCCGCACCGGCACCTTGACCCGGCCAAGGACGAGACCCTGGTCGTCCTGCGCGGCCGTTTCGGCGTGGTGCTGTTCGACGATGCCGGCAATGTTGCCCAGGCGCAAGTCATCGAAGCCGGTGGCGCGGCTTGCGGCATCGACATCCCCCACGGCACCTGGCATAGCGTATTGTCATTGGCACCGGATAGCGTGTTCTTCGAGGCCAAGGCCGGTCCCTATCTGCCTTTCGCGTCCGAGGAAAAAGCCTCATGGGCGCCGGCGGAAAATGACGCCGGTGCGAAGGAGTATCTTTACCGGCTGCAACAACTTTTCCCCGCCGTCACATCATGA
- the dnaE gene encoding DNA polymerase III subunit alpha, with translation MPAPQFVHLRLHSEYSITDGIVRLDKAIERAAADAMPALALTDLGNLFGMLKFYTAARAKGVKPIIGCDVWVCDETEADSLRDGAMRMLLLVKNRAGYLRLCELLTGAYLAARRKGRAEISTMAFRNGDNSGLIALSGAQTGDVGQLLLEGKQEQAQARAQMWSALFPHGYYLEVQRTAGKGQAQQEALINATAHVAAQAGLPVVATHPVQFIAAEDFKAHEARVCIAEGYVLADKRRPKAFSEQQYFKSQAEMAELFADMPEALENSVEIAQRCNLSIELGKNQLPQFPTPASMTLDDYLAAEAAAGLEKRLGQLFPTASTRESRRAEYVARLEFEIKTIVQMGFPGYFLIVADFINWAKNNGVPVGPGRGSGAGSLVAYSLGITDLDPLAYDLLFERFLNPERVSMPDFDIDFCQEGRDRVIDYVKQKYGAHAVSQIATFGTMAAKAVIRDVGRVLDLPFNFVDQFAKLIPAEIGITLKDAREKEPAINERIEHEEELRELWTLAEKLEGLTRNVGMHAGGVLIAPGKLTDFCPLYAADGGSVVSQFDKDDVEKAGLVKFDFLGLRTLTILDEAVDFVRRMNPGMEHFRLEDIPLNDKASYELFSIANTGAIFQFESRGMRDLLKRARPDRFEDIIALVALYRPGPMDLIPDYCDRKHGKSFSYPDPRVETILAETYGIMVYQEQVMQMAQIIGGYSLGGADLLRRAMGKKKPEEMAKHRDTFREGAAQNGLAADKADEIFDLMEKFAGYGFNKSHAAAYALVAFQTAWLKHYHPAAFMAATMSSEMADTDKVQIFFKDCLDYNHLRFESPDINRGGVRFEPVDAMTIRYGLGAIKGTGESALSVIFKARDEGGPFRDLFDFCRRIDKRVVNRRVIEALIRAGAFDSIDPHRAKLLASVGIALEAAEQAERNALQSGLFDMGGEEENARVHYVNVPNWDERERLLNEKLALGFFLSGHPFNAYKAELSSFVKRSLAQLEPQKDPVLMAGVVLSTRTQMTRRGKMAIVMLDDGSTQVEVSVFNELWDAERAKLKEDELLLVEGKVQNDSFSGGLRVTADRLMTLTEARSRFAKSLRLAMNGGSNAERLRGLLAPYRNGTCPVRLCYRNGSAETELSLPDSWRVRLDDALIASLNEWLTPDNVKVVYS, from the coding sequence ATGCCCGCGCCGCAGTTTGTTCATCTCCGCCTCCACAGCGAATATTCGATAACGGACGGTATCGTCCGCCTCGACAAGGCGATTGAACGGGCGGCGGCGGATGCCATGCCGGCACTGGCGCTGACCGATCTCGGCAATCTGTTTGGCATGTTGAAGTTCTACACCGCCGCACGCGCCAAAGGGGTGAAACCCATTATCGGCTGCGACGTCTGGGTCTGCGACGAAACCGAAGCCGATTCGCTGCGCGACGGCGCCATGCGCATGCTGTTGCTGGTGAAGAACCGCGCCGGCTATTTGCGTTTGTGCGAGTTGCTCACCGGGGCCTATCTCGCCGCCCGGCGCAAAGGACGGGCGGAAATTTCCACCATGGCCTTTCGCAACGGCGACAACAGCGGGCTGATCGCGCTCTCGGGCGCACAGACGGGCGATGTCGGGCAGCTCCTGCTGGAAGGCAAACAGGAGCAGGCCCAGGCCCGTGCGCAAATGTGGTCGGCGCTGTTCCCCCACGGTTATTACCTCGAAGTGCAGCGCACGGCAGGCAAGGGCCAGGCGCAGCAGGAAGCACTGATCAACGCGACCGCGCATGTCGCCGCACAAGCGGGTCTGCCGGTGGTGGCAACCCATCCCGTGCAGTTCATCGCTGCGGAGGATTTCAAGGCGCACGAAGCACGCGTCTGCATCGCCGAGGGTTACGTACTGGCCGACAAGCGGCGGCCCAAGGCCTTCAGCGAGCAGCAATATTTCAAGTCGCAGGCGGAGATGGCCGAGCTGTTTGCAGACATGCCGGAAGCGCTGGAGAATAGCGTCGAGATTGCGCAACGCTGCAATCTCTCGATCGAGCTGGGCAAGAACCAGTTGCCGCAATTCCCGACGCCGGCGAGCATGACGCTCGACGATTATCTGGCCGCCGAAGCGGCGGCAGGCCTGGAAAAGCGGCTCGGGCAATTGTTCCCCACCGCCTCGACGCGCGAATCGCGCCGCGCCGAATATGTGGCACGGCTTGAATTCGAGATCAAGACCATCGTCCAGATGGGCTTCCCGGGCTACTTCCTGATCGTTGCCGATTTCATCAACTGGGCCAAGAACAACGGCGTCCCGGTCGGGCCGGGGCGCGGATCGGGCGCGGGTTCGCTGGTCGCCTATTCTCTTGGCATTACCGATCTCGATCCGCTGGCCTACGATCTGCTGTTCGAGCGCTTCCTCAATCCAGAACGCGTGTCGATGCCCGACTTCGATATCGACTTCTGCCAGGAAGGCCGCGACCGCGTCATCGATTACGTCAAGCAGAAATATGGCGCGCATGCGGTGTCGCAGATCGCGACCTTCGGCACCATGGCGGCGAAGGCCGTGATCCGCGACGTCGGCCGCGTGCTCGACCTGCCGTTCAATTTCGTCGACCAGTTCGCCAAGCTGATTCCGGCCGAAATCGGCATCACGCTGAAAGACGCACGCGAAAAAGAGCCGGCCATCAACGAGCGCATCGAGCACGAGGAAGAGTTGCGCGAATTATGGACGTTGGCCGAAAAGCTCGAAGGCCTGACGCGCAACGTCGGCATGCATGCCGGCGGCGTATTGATCGCACCCGGCAAGCTGACCGACTTCTGCCCGCTGTATGCGGCAGATGGCGGCTCGGTGGTAAGCCAGTTCGACAAGGATGATGTCGAAAAGGCCGGTCTGGTGAAATTCGACTTCCTCGGCCTGCGCACGCTGACCATTCTCGATGAAGCCGTCGACTTCGTGCGCCGGATGAATCCGGGCATGGAGCATTTCCGCCTCGAAGACATCCCGCTCAACGACAAAGCCAGCTACGAATTATTTTCCATAGCCAATACCGGCGCGATTTTCCAGTTTGAATCGCGCGGCATGCGCGATCTGCTCAAGCGCGCCCGGCCCGACCGCTTCGAGGACATCATCGCCCTGGTGGCGCTGTACCGGCCCGGGCCGATGGACCTGATCCCGGATTACTGCGATCGCAAGCACGGGAAATCCTTCAGCTATCCCGATCCGCGCGTCGAAACCATTCTCGCCGAGACCTACGGCATCATGGTCTACCAGGAACAGGTGATGCAGATGGCGCAGATCATCGGCGGATATTCGCTGGGCGGTGCTGATCTATTGCGCCGCGCGATGGGCAAGAAGAAGCCGGAGGAAATGGCCAAGCATCGCGATACCTTCCGCGAGGGCGCAGCGCAGAACGGTCTGGCGGCGGACAAGGCCGATGAGATATTCGACTTGATGGAAAAATTTGCCGGCTACGGTTTCAACAAGTCGCACGCTGCCGCTTATGCGCTGGTAGCGTTCCAGACCGCGTGGCTCAAGCATTACCACCCGGCGGCCTTCATGGCGGCGACGATGTCCTCGGAAATGGCGGACACCGACAAGGTGCAGATATTCTTCAAGGATTGTCTCGACTACAACCACCTGCGCTTTGAGTCACCCGACATCAACCGCGGCGGCGTTCGTTTCGAGCCGGTCGACGCGATGACAATTCGCTATGGCCTGGGCGCGATCAAGGGCACGGGAGAATCGGCGCTATCGGTCATTTTCAAGGCGCGCGATGAGGGCGGCCCGTTCCGCGACCTGTTCGATTTTTGCCGCCGCATCGACAAGCGCGTCGTCAATCGTCGCGTGATCGAGGCGCTCATTCGCGCCGGGGCTTTCGACAGCATCGACCCGCACCGCGCCAAGCTGCTGGCTTCGGTTGGCATCGCGCTCGAAGCCGCGGAACAGGCGGAGCGCAATGCCTTGCAGAGCGGCCTGTTCGACATGGGTGGCGAGGAGGAAAACGCGCGGGTTCATTATGTCAACGTGCCGAACTGGGACGAACGCGAACGCCTGCTCAATGAGAAGCTGGCGCTCGGTTTTTTCCTTTCCGGGCACCCCTTCAATGCCTACAAAGCCGAACTGTCTTCTTTCGTCAAACGCAGTCTCGCCCAGCTCGAACCGCAAAAAGATCCGGTGTTGATGGCCGGAGTCGTGCTATCCACCCGCACCCAGATGACAAGACGCGGCAAGATGGCGATTGTCATGCTCGACGACGGCTCGACTCAAGTCGAGGTCTCGGTGTTCAACGAACTATGGGACGCCGAACGCGCCAAGCTCAAGGAAGACGAACTGCTGCTGGTCGAAGGCAAGGTGCAAAACGACAGCTTCTCCGGCGGGCTACGCGTCACGGCAGACCGGCTGATGACATTGACGGAAGCGCGCAGCCGTTTTGCCAAATCGCTGCGCCTGGCGATGAACGGCGGCTCGAATGCGGAACGCCTGCGCGGATTGCTGGCGCCTTACCGCAATGGCACCTGTCCGGTCAGGCTGTGTTATCGCAATGGCAGCGCCGAAACCGAATTGTCATTACCCGACAGTTGGCGCGTACGTCTCGACGACGCGTTGATCGCCTCGCTCAACGAATGGCTGACCCCGGATAACGTAAAAGTGGTTTATTCGTAA
- a CDS encoding ParA family protein — MKSFLVANPKGGVGKSTLATNLAGYFAQRGYKVMLGDTDRQQSSREWLKLRSPALPHIGTWEIDPDNTSRPPKEATHAVLDTPAGLHGKKLGHVLSQVNRVIVPLQPSIFDILATRDFLDALAQEKEIRKHHTFIAIVGMRVDARTRAAAELERFLATLNLPVLTHLRDTQTYVQAAAHGLTIFDLSPSRGAQDWEQWEPLLRWAEAD; from the coding sequence ATGAAAAGTTTTCTGGTAGCCAATCCGAAAGGCGGGGTGGGGAAAAGCACCCTGGCAACCAATCTTGCCGGTTATTTCGCCCAACGCGGATACAAGGTCATGCTCGGCGATACCGATCGCCAGCAATCGTCGCGCGAATGGCTGAAGTTGCGCTCACCCGCGCTGCCGCATATCGGCACCTGGGAGATCGATCCGGACAATACCTCGCGGCCGCCGAAGGAAGCCACCCATGCCGTGCTCGACACGCCGGCTGGCCTCCACGGCAAGAAACTGGGCCATGTGCTGTCGCAGGTGAACCGCGTCATCGTGCCCTTGCAGCCGTCGATTTTCGACATCCTGGCAACCCGGGATTTTCTCGACGCGCTGGCGCAGGAAAAGGAAATCCGCAAGCATCACACTTTCATCGCCATCGTCGGCATGCGCGTCGATGCGCGCACCCGTGCCGCGGCGGAACTGGAGCGCTTCCTCGCCACGCTGAATCTGCCGGTGCTGACCCATCTGCGCGACACGCAGACCTATGTGCAGGCGGCAGCGCACGGCCTCACCATTTTCGATCTGTCTCCCTCGCGCGGCGCACAGGATTGGGAACAGTGGGAGCCGTTGCTTCGCTGGGCCGAAGCGGATTGA
- a CDS encoding UvrD-helicase domain-containing protein: MSDLLRGLNPQQLAAVTLPPQHALILAGAGSGKTRVLTTRLAWLISTNQVDPAGVLAVTFTNKAAKEMLTRLSAMLPINTRGMWIGTFHGLCNRLLRAHYRDAGLPQLFQILDSADQLAAIKRLLKALNIDDEKFPPRELQHFINAQKEQGIRANAVEAWDGYVRQRVELYEAYEQQCQREGVVDFAELLLRSYELLSRNEPLRRHYQSRFRHILVDEFQDTNVLQYRWLKLLAGDGACLFCVGDDDQSIYAFRGADVGNMRDFEREYRVDNVIRLEQNYRSHGNILDAANAVIKNNLSRLGKNLWTEAGAGEPIRVFEAMSDGEEARWMVEEIKALVRDGHSRAEIALLYRSNAQSRILEHTLFSAGLPYRVYGGLRFFERQEIKHALAYLRLIANPDDDTAFARIVNFPPRGIGARSIEQLQDAARAAGSSLHAAIPAVPGKAGATLAAFAALIEKLHEAIELPLPELVEHAIELSALRSHYLTEKEGQDRVANLDELINAASSFTAEEGRVGEEGELAADLASFLSHAALEAGEHQAGEGDDALQLMTVHSAKGLEFNAVFISGLEEGLFPHENGIKEDKGLEEERRLMYVAVTRARQRLYLSFAQTRMLHGQTRYNMPSRFIEEIPAGLVKWLTPKIKVQAPGGRQVHTGVDSYRPTTRAQSGIGFRIGQSVKHAKFGPGVIVNAEGGGNDARVQVNFGKAGMKWLALSVAKLDAA, translated from the coding sequence ATGTCAGACCTTCTACGCGGCCTCAATCCACAGCAACTGGCTGCGGTAACCCTTCCCCCCCAGCACGCATTGATATTGGCGGGCGCCGGTTCCGGCAAAACCCGCGTCCTGACGACCCGCCTGGCCTGGCTGATCTCGACCAACCAGGTCGATCCGGCCGGAGTGTTGGCGGTCACTTTCACCAACAAGGCCGCCAAGGAGATGCTGACGCGGCTCTCGGCGATGCTGCCGATCAATACGCGCGGGATGTGGATCGGCACTTTTCACGGTCTTTGCAATCGCCTGCTGCGCGCTCATTACCGCGATGCCGGACTGCCGCAACTGTTCCAGATTCTTGATTCGGCCGATCAGCTTGCCGCCATCAAGCGCCTATTGAAAGCGCTGAATATCGACGACGAAAAATTCCCGCCGCGCGAACTGCAACACTTCATCAATGCGCAGAAGGAACAGGGCATCCGCGCCAACGCCGTCGAAGCCTGGGATGGTTATGTACGCCAGCGGGTTGAACTCTACGAGGCTTACGAACAGCAGTGCCAGCGCGAGGGTGTGGTCGATTTCGCGGAACTCTTGTTGCGCAGCTATGAACTGCTGTCGCGCAACGAACCCTTGCGCCGTCATTACCAAAGCCGCTTCCGGCACATTCTGGTCGACGAGTTCCAGGACACGAATGTTTTGCAATACCGCTGGCTGAAACTATTGGCAGGCGACGGCGCCTGCCTGTTCTGCGTCGGCGACGATGACCAAAGCATTTATGCCTTCCGCGGCGCCGATGTCGGCAACATGCGCGACTTCGAGCGCGAATACCGCGTCGACAACGTGATCCGCCTCGAACAGAATTACCGCTCGCATGGCAACATCCTCGATGCCGCCAACGCGGTGATCAAGAACAACCTTTCGCGCCTGGGCAAAAACCTGTGGACCGAAGCTGGTGCCGGTGAGCCGATCCGCGTCTTCGAGGCGATGTCCGATGGCGAGGAAGCGCGCTGGATGGTCGAGGAGATCAAGGCGCTGGTGCGCGACGGCCACAGCCGCGCCGAGATCGCGCTGCTCTACCGCTCAAATGCGCAGTCGCGGATATTGGAGCACACGTTGTTTTCGGCAGGGCTCCCCTATCGCGTCTATGGCGGCCTGCGCTTCTTCGAACGGCAGGAGATCAAGCATGCGCTGGCCTATCTGCGCCTGATTGCGAATCCCGACGATGACACCGCATTTGCGCGCATCGTCAATTTCCCGCCGCGCGGCATCGGCGCACGCAGCATCGAGCAATTGCAGGATGCCGCGCGCGCCGCCGGCTCCAGCCTGCATGCCGCGATTCCGGCGGTGCCCGGCAAGGCGGGCGCAACGTTGGCCGCCTTCGCCGCCCTGATTGAAAAACTACATGAGGCCATCGAGCTGCCGCTGCCGGAATTGGTCGAGCATGCGATCGAGTTGTCCGCGCTGCGTTCGCACTACCTGACCGAAAAGGAAGGTCAGGATCGGGTCGCCAATCTGGACGAACTCATCAACGCGGCCAGCAGCTTCACCGCCGAAGAAGGCCGCGTCGGAGAAGAAGGCGAACTGGCTGCCGATCTGGCGAGTTTTCTGTCGCACGCGGCGCTTGAAGCCGGCGAGCACCAGGCCGGCGAAGGCGACGATGCCCTGCAGTTGATGACCGTGCATTCGGCAAAGGGACTCGAATTCAATGCCGTTTTCATCAGCGGCCTCGAAGAAGGATTGTTCCCGCACGAGAACGGCATAAAGGAAGACAAGGGACTGGAAGAGGAGCGACGCCTGATGTACGTGGCGGTAACGCGCGCGCGCCAAAGGCTGTATCTGTCGTTCGCGCAAACGCGCATGCTGCACGGGCAGACGCGCTACAACATGCCATCGCGCTTCATCGAGGAGATTCCCGCCGGCCTCGTCAAATGGCTCACGCCGAAAATCAAAGTGCAGGCGCCAGGCGGGCGCCAAGTGCATACCGGTGTGGATTCCTACCGGCCAACGACAAGGGCCCAATCAGGTATCGGTTTCCGTATCGGACAGTCCGTGAAACACGCCAAGTTCGGCCCCGGCGTGATCGTCAATGCCGAAGGCGGCGGCAATGACGCACGGGTTCAGGTGAATTTTGGCAAGGCCGGCATGAAGTGGCTGGCCTTGTCGGTGGCCAAGCTCGACGCTGCTTAG